In one window of Miscanthus floridulus cultivar M001 chromosome 12, ASM1932011v1, whole genome shotgun sequence DNA:
- the LOC136498619 gene encoding probable carboxylesterase 13 → MPGATGTNGDNEVVHDFSPLLLVYKSGRLERPLIMPFDQPGHDAATGVESKNVPLSPSTFVRLYLPPEATSSGDDDGEKKKATKLPVVVYFHGGGFVMGSAGSCVYHRFVNDLVAACPAVAVSVDYRLAPEHMLPAAYEDSLAALKWVLSAADTWLATHGDLARVFLVGDSAGGNICHHLAMHPDVKQGAAGGLKGIVLIHPWFWGKEPIGGEKEHRRPRAKRAEAEVRGRKKHLWEFVCPGAVDGVDDPRMNPTAPGAPALESLACEKVMVCVAEGDHLRWRGKAYADAVARAKKGGESPAAAAVEVLESEGVGHVFFLLDPEMEEAKELLGRIAAFVSAK, encoded by the coding sequence ATGCCGGGCGCCACGGGAACCAACGGCGACAACGAGGTAGTCCACGACTTCTCCCCGCTCCTCCTGGTTTACAAGAGCGGCCGCCTCGAGCGGCCCCTCATCATGCCGTTCGACCAGCCCGGCCACGACGCCGCCACAGGCGTGGAGTCCAAGAACGTGCCCCTCTCGCCCTCCACCTTCGTGCGGCTGTACCTCCCGCCCGAAGCCACCAGCTCAGGCGACGACGACGGTGAGAAGAAGAAGGCCACCAAGCTCCCCGTCGTCGTCTACTTCCACGGCGGCGGCTTCGTGATGGGTTCGGCGGGCTCCTGCGTGTACCACCGCTTCGTCAACGACCTCGTCGCCGCCTGCCCCGCCGTGGCCGTCTCTGTCGACTACCGCCTCGCGCCGGAGCACATGCTCCCCGCCGCGTACGAGGACTCCCTGGCGGCTCTCAAGTGGGTGCTCTCTGCAGCGGACACGTGGCTGGCGACGCACGGCGACCTCGCCCGCGTGTTCCTGGTCGGCGACAGCGCCGGCGGCAACATCTGCCACCACCTGGCCATGCACCCGGACGTCAAGCAGGGCGCGGCGGGCGGCCTGAAGGGCATCGTGCTCATCCACCCGTGGTTCTGGGGCAAGGAGCCCATCGGCGGGGAGAAGGAGCACCGGAGGCCCCGGGCGAAGCGCGCCGAGGCGGAGGTCCGCGGGAGGAAGAAGCACCTGTGGGAGTTCGTGTGCCCCGGCGCGGTCGACGGCGTGGACGACCCCCGGATGAACCCGACGGCGCCGGGCGCGCCGGCGCTGGAGAGCCTGGCGTGCGAGAAGGTGATGGTATGCGTGGCCGAGGGAGACCACCTCCGGTGGCGCGGTAAGGCGTACGCGGACGCCGTGGCGCGGGCGAAGAAGGGTGGCgagtcgccggcggcggcggcggtggaggtgtTGGAGTCGGAGGGGGTCGGTCACGTCTTCTTCCTGCTGGATCCCGAGATGGAGGAGGCCAAGGAGCTCCTCGGCAGGATCGCGGCGTTTGTCAGTGCGAAGTGA
- the LOC136496352 gene encoding polyadenylate-binding protein RBP47-like → MQMAATTTDSQAAVPSHHPHAHPHVPPQHAHPHHHMPQPRWVVIPYPPPPPMVAAPPPPPPQFAKHFAAGPPPQPPQAAAGRRTPTPPAAGSGGNGCEENKTIWVGDLQYWMDENYLHSCFGPSGEVVTIKVIRNRQTGQSEGYGFVEFFSHASAEKALQNFTGHVMPNTDRAFKLNWASYSLGEKRSEVASDHSIFVGDLAADVTDEMLLELFSSKYRSVKGAKVIIDANTGRSRGYGFVRFGDDNDKSHAMSEMNGVYCSTRPIRIGPATPRRSSGDSGSSTPGHSDGDSSNRTVYVGGLDPNVSEDELRKAFAKYGDLASVKIPLGKQCGFVQFVSRTDAEEALQGLNGSLIGKQAVRLSWGRSPSHKQWRGDSGNRRNNMYYGTPFYGGYGYASPVPHPNMYAAAYGAYPMYGNQQLVS, encoded by the exons atgCAGATGGCGGCGACAACCACCGACTCCCAGGCGGCCGTGCCGTCTCACCACCCTCACGCCCACCCCCACGTGCCCCCTCAGCATGCTCACCCGCACCACCACATGCCGCAGCCACGGTGGGTCGTCATCCcgtacccgccgccgccgcccatggtggccgcgccaccgccgccgccgccgcagtttGCCAAGCACTTCGCTGCTGGGCCGCCGCCCCAGCCGCCCCAAGCTGCGGCCGGGCGCCGCACGCCGACCCCGCCCGCGGCCGGATCCGGCGGGAACGGGTGCGAGGAGAATAAGACCATCTGGGTCGGCGACCTCCAGTACTGGATGGACGAGAACTACCTCCACAGCTGCTTCGGGCCCAGCGGCGAG GTGGTTACAATAAAAGTTATCCGCAATAGGCAAACAGGACAGTCAGAGGGGTATGGATTTGTTGAGTTCTTTTCTCATGCATCAGCAGAAAAGGCTCTTCAGAATTTTACTGGTCATGTGATGCCAAACACTGACCGGGCATTTAAGTTGAACTGGGCATCATATAGCTTGGGTGAAAAGCGATCTGAAGTAGCTTCTGATCACTCGATATTTGTTGGTGATCTAGCTGCTGATGTTACTGATGAAATGCTGCTGGAGCTTTTCTCTAGCAAGTACCGCTCAGTGAAAGGAGCTAAAGTTATTATTGATGCAAACACAGGCCGTTCTAGGGGCTATGGATTTGTTAGGTTTGGAGATGACAACGACAAATCTCATGCAATGTCTGAAATGAATGGTGTATATTGCTCTACTAGGCCAATTCGTATAGGACCTGCGACTCCCAGAAGATCTTCAG GAGATTCTGGCTCCTCGACTCCTGGTCATTCAGATGGCGATTCTTCTAATAGAACG GTATATGTTGGTGGGCTTGACCCCAATGTCAGTGAAGATGAACTTAGAAAAGCCTTTGCCAAATATGGTGATCTTGCCTCTGTGAAAATTCCTCTAGGAAAGCAATGTGGCTTTGTTCAATTTGTTAGCAG AACTGATGCTGAAGAAGCACTACAAGGATTAAATGGATCACTCATTGGAAAGCAGGCAGTTCGCCTTTCATGGGGCCGCAGCCCATCGCATAAGCAG TGGAGGGGTGACTCCGGCAACAGGAGGAACAACATGTACTATGGCACACCATTCTATGGCGGATATGGCTATGCCTCCCCGGTGCCACACCCAAACATGTACGCTGCAGCGTATGGCGCGTACCCGATGTATGGCAACCAGCAGCTAGTGAGCTAG